A single window of Vigna radiata var. radiata cultivar VC1973A chromosome 4, Vradiata_ver6, whole genome shotgun sequence DNA harbors:
- the LOC106759565 gene encoding inactive leucine-rich repeat receptor-like protein kinase CORYNE isoform X1, whose product MIHASFWSFRDWFLALFVCCSLMFRKRNIASSLARELLALQPLFIIFLFSLHHNTVQCQGRLSKHVSSEPPSPSRPSPPSSSGYRDDPKKIILSLVLGAVTGLVCSVFFALVVRCVVQYLNRTPILKGPVIFSPKIAPKTLQLALAKENHLLGSSPNGKYYKTVLDNGLTIAVKRLTPFGSSSPEAKKKSVKRQIQTELELLASLRHRNLMSLRAYVREPDGFSLVYDYVSTGSLADVMNRVWENELAFGWEVRLRIAVGVVKGLQYLHFTCAPQILLHYNLKPTNVMLDGDFEPRLADYGLAKLLPNLDRGTSLYTPPECFHNCSRYTDKSDIFSFGMILGVLLTGKDPTDPFFGEAASGGSLGGWLRHLQQAGDARDALDKSMLGEEGEEDEMLMAVRIAAACLSDMPADRPSSDELVHMLTQLHSF is encoded by the exons ATGATTCATGCCTCATTTTGGAGCTTCCGGGATTGGTTTCTggctttgtttgtttgttgttctTTGATGTTTAGGAAAAGGAACATCGCTTCTTCTCTTGCCAGGGAATTGTTGGCACTTCAGccactttttattattttcttgttcaGCTTGCACCACAACACTGTGCAATGTCAAGGAAGGTTGAGTAAACATGTTTCTTCAGAGCCTCCATCGCCTTCTAGGCCATCACCACCTTCATCATCAGGATACAGGGATGACCCCAAGAAGATAATTTTGAGCTTGGTTTTAGGAGCAGTAACTGGACTAGTTTGTTCTGTTTTCTTTGCACTTGTGGTACGTTGTGTGGTGCAGTACCTAAACCGCACACCAATCCTCAAGGGGCCTGTTATTTTCTCCCCCAAAATTGCCCCCAAGACACTCCAATTAGCTTTGGCGAAGGAAAACCACTTGCTTGGTTCGAGTCCTAACGGGAAATACTACAAAACTGTGCTTGACAATGGACTCACTATTGCAGTGAAAAGGCTAACACCCTTTGGAAGCAGCTCCCCAGAGGCTAAGAAAAAATCAGTGAAGAGGCAGATACAAACTGAGCTAGAGCTTCTTGCAAGCTTAAGACACAGGAACTTGATGAGTTTGAGAGCCTATGTACGTGAGCCTGATGGTTTCTCATTGGTTTATGATTATGTGTCCACTGGGAGTCTTGCTGATGTGATGAATAGAGTTTGGGAGAATGAATTGGCCTTTGGTTGGGAAGTTAGGCTGAGGATTGCTGTTGGTGTGGTGAAGGGTCTTCAGTATCTTCACTTCACCTGTGCGCCTCAGATACTGTTGCACTACAACTTGAAGCCAACAAATGTGATGCTGGATGGTGATTTTGAACCCAGATTAGCGGACTATGGTTTGGCCAAACTTCTACCCAACTTGGATAGAGGAACTTCTCTCTACACTCCTCCTGAATGTTTCCACAACTGCAG CAGGTACACTGACAAAAGTGACATCTTCAGTTTTGGCATGATACTAGGTGTTTTGTTAACTGGTAAGGACCCTACAGATCCATTCTTTGGAGAAGCAGCGAGTGGTGGAAGTTTGGGAGGTTGGTTGAGGCACTTGCAGCAAGCTGGTGATGCGAGGGATGCCCTTGATAAGAGCATGTTaggggaagaaggagaggaAGATGAGATGCTAATGGCTGTTAGGATTGCTGCTGCATGCCTCTCTGATATGCCTGCAGACAGGCCTTCTAGTGACGAGCTTGTTCACATGCTAACGCAACTGCACAGTTTTTGA
- the LOC106759315 gene encoding ADP-ribosylation factor GTPase-activating protein AGD1 isoform X2, which yields MQFAKLDDSPMFRKQIQCMEESAESLRERSLKFYKGCRKYTEGLGEAYDGDIAFASALETFGGGHNDPISVAFGGPVMTKFTIALREIGTYKEVLRSQVEHMLNDRLLQFVNIDLQEVKEARKRFDKASLIYDQTRERFLSLRKGTKTDVATALEEELHSARSTFEQARFNLVTALSTVEAKKRFEFLEAVSGTMDAHLRYFKQGYELLHQMEPYINQVLTYAQQSRERSNYEQAALNERMQEYKRQIDRESRWASNGSNGSPNGDGIQAIGRSSHKMIEAVMQSAAKGKVQTIRQGYLSKRSSNLRGDWKRRFFVLDSRGMLYYYRKQCSKSSGSSSQHSGQRNSSELGSGLLSRWLSSHHHGGVHDEKSVAHHTVNLLTSTIKVDADQSDLRFCFRIISPTKNYTLQAESALDQMDWIEKITGVIASLLSSQIPERMLPASPMGSGHHRSTSESSSFESSDFDHSAVEECAADRSLASAHLERPSRSLQQQRSCTKIEKPIDVLRRVCGNDKCADCGAPEPDWASLNLGVLVCIECSGVHRNLGVHISKVRSLTLDVKVWEPSVISLFQSLGNTFANSIWEELLQSRSAIQVDLVPTGLSKSDKPLMFFFPKPCQSDSLSVKEKFIHAKYAEKLFVRRPKDNRLSVAQQIWEAVHANDKKAVYRYIVNSDVDVNVAYEQMCNSSLTLAKVMLLQEQTSHDHSSSLASNTLDWSSSKEGPVMDNLDGCTLLHLACETADIGMVELLLQYGANVNATDSRGQTPLHRCILKGRSAFARLMLSRGADPRAVDEQGRTPIELAAESNAGEREVHAPLNDSNG from the exons TGGAGGAAAGTGCTGAATCTTTAAGAGAgagaagtttaaaattttacaaaggATGTAGAAAATACAC TGAAGGTCTCGGGGAGGCCTATGATGGAGACATTGCATTTGCCAGTGCCCTAGAAACTTTTGGTGGTGGACATAATGACCCAATCAGTGTGGCTTTTGGAG GCCCTGTTATGACCAAATTCACCATAGCCCTAAGAGAAATTGGGACATACAAGGAAGTCCTTCGGTCACAG GTTGAGCATATGCTAAATGACAGATTGCTTCAGTTTGTCAATATTGATTTGCAAGAGGTCAAG GAAGCACGGAAACGCTTTGACAAGGCTAGTCTTATCTATGACCAG ACTCGGGAGAGGTTTCTGTCCCTAAGAAAAGGCACAAAAACTGATGTAGCTACTGCTCTGGAAGAG GAGCTTCATAGCGCAAGATCAACATTTGAGCAAGCTCGATTTAATCTG GTTACTGCATTGTCAACTGTTGAAGCAAAgaaaagatttgaatttttggaagCAGTCAGTGGGACCATGGATGCACATCTTCGTTACTTCAAACAG GGGTACGAGTTGTTGCACCAAATGGAGCCGTATATTAACCAG GTCTTGACTTATGCTCAGCAATCAAGAGAAAGGTCCAATTATGAGCAGGCAGCCCTGAATGAAAGAATGCAAGAATACAAGCGACAGATTGATCGGGAGAGTAGGTGGGCCTCAAATGGTTCTAATGGGTCCCCTAATGGAGATGGTATACAAGCCATTGGTAGAAGTTCACATAAGATGATAGAGGCTGTTATGCAATCTGCTGCAAAGGGAAAG gtTCAAACAATTCGACAAGGTTATCTCTCAAAGCGTTCCTCAAACTTAAGGGGTGACTGGAAGAGGAgattttttgttcttgataGTCGGGGAATGCTGTATTACTATCGTAAGCAGTGCAGCAAATCATCT GGGTCGAGTAGTCAACATTCTGGCCAGAGGAATAGTTCTGAGCTAGGTTCTGGACTTTTAAGTCGATGGCTGTCTTCTCATCACCATGGTGGTGTACATGATGAAAAATCTGTTGCTCACCACACTGTGAACCTGCTTACGTCAACAATTAAAGTAGATGCTGACCAATCAGATTTGAGGTTTTGCTTCCGGATCATTTCACCAACAAAGAACTACACTTTGCAG GCAGAGAGTGCGCTGGACCAAATGGATTGGATTGAAAAAATCACTGGTGTTATTGCCTCATTACTGAGTTCTCAGATCCCTGAAAGG ATGTTGCCTGCAAGCCCAATGGGAAGTGGTCATCATAGGTCTACCAGTGAGAGTAGTTCTTTTGAAAGTTCAGATTTTGATCACTCCGCTGTTGAAGAATGTGCAGCAGATAGAAGTCTTGCTTCTGCACATCTGGAGCGCCCCTCAAGAAGTTTGCAACAGCAGCGCTCCTGCACTAAAATTGAGAAGCCGATTGATGTTCTTCGAAGAGTTTGTGGGAATGATAAATGTGCTGATTGTGGTGCTCCTGAACCCGATTGGGCATCACTAAATCTTGGTGTTCTTGTTTGCATTGAGTGTTCTGGTGTGCATCGCAACCTTGGTGTGCATATATCAAAG GTCAGGTCTCTTACTTTGGATGTTAAAGTGTGGGAACCTTCTGTCATAAGTTTATTTCAGTCTCTAGGGAATACTTTTGCCAACTCCATTTGGGAGGAATTATTACAATCAAGAAGTGCCATTCAGGTTGATCTTGTCCCTACAGG CTTAAGCAAGTCTGATAAGCCGCTGATGTTCTTCTTTCCCAAGCCTTGTCAATCTGATTCTCTATCAGTGAAGGAAAAGTTCATCCATGCAAAG TATGCAGAGAAGCTTTTTGTTCGCAGGCCAAAGGACAACCGACTCTCGGTGGCACAACAAATCTGGGAGGCAGTTCATGCTAATGACAAAAAAGCTGTATATCGATACATTGTTAATTCTGACGTTGATGTTAATGTTGCTTATGAGCAAATGTGCAACAGTTCCCTAACCCTTGCCAAAGTAATGCTATTACAAGAGCAGACTAGCCATGATCACAGCTCTTCTTTGGCCAGCAACACATTGGACTGGTCCTCAAGTAAAGAAGGCCCGGTCATGGACAATCTAGATGGGTGCACCCTACTTCACCTTGCGTGTGAAACTGCAGATATTGGTATGGTGGAGCTCCTCCTACAGTATGGTGCAAATGTTAATGCAACTGATTCAAGAGGTCAAACGCCACTACATCGTTGTATTCTCAAAGGCAGATCTGCATTTGCAAGATTAATGCTTTCAAG GGGAGCGGATCCGCGAGCTGTGGATGAGCAGGGAAGAACCCCAATTGAACTTGCTGCTGAGTCAAATGCTGGTGAAAGAGAAGTCCATGCTCCATTAAATGACTCTAATGGATGA
- the LOC106758710 gene encoding serine carboxypeptidase-like 45, translating into MCSLLWSSIVMCVALQLLQLGIVHPSPSHIRITHLPGQPQVQFQQFSGYVNVDHRNQQALFFYFAEAEKDAASKPLVLWLNGGPGCSSLGVGAFSENGPFRPKGEGLVRNQFSWNREANMLYLETPIGVGFSYSSDTSAYEGVNDKITARDNLVFLKNWFIKFPEYRNRSLFIVGESYAGHYVPQLAELMLQFNKKEKLFNLKGIALGNPVLEFATDFNSRAEFFWSHGLISDTTYKVFTSVCNYSRYVREYYNGAVSPVCSSVMSQVSTETSRFVDKYDVTLDVCLSSVFSQTKVLNPQQVTETIDVCVEDETVNYLNRKDVQSALHARLVGVQRWSACSNVLDYELRDLEIPTITVVGKLVQEGIPVLVYSGDQDSVIPLTGSRTLVHKLAKKLGLKTTVPYRVWFEKQQVGGWTQVYGDILSFATIRGASHEAPFSQPERSLVLFKSFLEGRPMPEEF; encoded by the exons ATGTGTTCTCTTCTTTGGAGTTCCATTGTTATGTGTGTAGCACTTCAACTTCTTCAGCTTGGCATTGTGCACCCTTCACCCTCTCATATCAGGATCACTCACTTACCGGGCCAACCCCAAGTTCAGTTTCAGCAGTTTTCAGGTTATGTAAATGTTGATCACAGAAACCAGCAAGCACTCTTTTTCTACTTTGCTGAAGCTGAAAAGGATGCAGCTTCCAAGCCCCTTGTTCTGTGGCTCAATGGAG GGCCTGGTTGTTCTTCTCTTGGGGTTGGTGCGTTTTCAGAGAATGGACCATTTAGGCCCAAAGGAGAAGGCTTGGTTAGGAATCAATTCAGCTGGAACAGAG AAGCTAATATGCTGTATTTGGAAACTCCAATTGGAGTTGGATTCTCTTACTCAAGTGATACTTCTGCTTATGAGGGTGTGAATGACAAAATTACAG cCAGGGATAACTTGGTGTTCTTGAAAAACTGGTTTATAAAGTTCCCAGAATACAGAAACAGAAGTTTATTCATTGTAGGAGAAAGCTATGCTG GCCATTATGTTCCTCAACTGGCTGAGCTTATGCTCCAATTCAACAAAAAGGAGAAGTTGTTCAATCTGAAAGGCATTGCT CTTGGTAATCCAGTTCTAGAATTTGCAACGGATTTCAATTCGAGAGCAGAGTTCTTCTGGTCGCATGGGTTAATTTCAGATACAACGTACAAAGTGTTCACTTCTGTTTGTAACTATTCAAGATATGTGAGGGAATATTACAATGGTGCTGTTTCTCCTGTCTGTTCAAGTGTTATGAGCCAAGTTAGTACAGAAACAAGTAGATTTGTGGACAAGTATGATGTGACCCTTGATGTTTGTTTATCTTCAGTGTTTTCACAAACCAAAGTCCTCAATCCCCAG CAAGTCACTGAGACGATAGATGTATGTGTGGAAGATGAAACAGTCAATTATCTGAACAGAAAAGATGTGCAATCAGCTTTGCATGCACGTCTTGTTGGAGTTCAAAGATGGTCTGCATGCAGCAA TGTCCTGGATTATGAGCTGCGTGACTTGGAAATACCAACAATCACTGTTGTGGGGAAGCTAGTACAGGAGGGAATACCAGTACTGGTTTACAG TGGTGATCAGGATTCGGTAATCCCTCTGACTGGAAGTAGAACATTAGTACATAAATTGGCAAAAAAGCTAGGATTGAAAACCACTGTGCCATACAGGGTGTGGTTTGAGAAGCAGCAG GTGGGTGGGTGGACTCAAGTTTATGGTGACATCCTTTCATTTGCCACTATCAGGGGAGCATCACATGAGGCTCCATTTTCACAGCCTGAGAGGTCACTTGTGCTGTTCAAGTCCTTCTTAGAAGGACGACCAATGCCAGAAGAGTTTTGA
- the LOC106759565 gene encoding inactive leucine-rich repeat receptor-like protein kinase CORYNE isoform X2, with translation MIHASFWSFRDWFLALFVCCSLMFRKRNIASSLARELLALQPLFIIFLFSLHHNTVQCQGRLSKHVSSEPPSPSRPSPPSSSGYRDDPKKIILSLVLGAVTGLVCSVFFALVVRCVVQYLNRTPILKGPVIFSPKIAPKTLQLALAKENHLLGSSPNGKYYKTVLDNGLTIAVKRLTPFGSSSPEAKKKSVKRQIQTELELLASLRHRNLMSLRAYVREPDGFSLVYDYVSTGSLADVMNRVWENELAFGWEVRLRIAVGVVKGLQYLHFTCAPQILLHYNLKPTNVMLDGDFEPRLADYGLAKLLPNLDRGTSLYTPPECFHNCRYTDKSDIFSFGMILGVLLTGKDPTDPFFGEAASGGSLGGWLRHLQQAGDARDALDKSMLGEEGEEDEMLMAVRIAAACLSDMPADRPSSDELVHMLTQLHSF, from the exons ATGATTCATGCCTCATTTTGGAGCTTCCGGGATTGGTTTCTggctttgtttgtttgttgttctTTGATGTTTAGGAAAAGGAACATCGCTTCTTCTCTTGCCAGGGAATTGTTGGCACTTCAGccactttttattattttcttgttcaGCTTGCACCACAACACTGTGCAATGTCAAGGAAGGTTGAGTAAACATGTTTCTTCAGAGCCTCCATCGCCTTCTAGGCCATCACCACCTTCATCATCAGGATACAGGGATGACCCCAAGAAGATAATTTTGAGCTTGGTTTTAGGAGCAGTAACTGGACTAGTTTGTTCTGTTTTCTTTGCACTTGTGGTACGTTGTGTGGTGCAGTACCTAAACCGCACACCAATCCTCAAGGGGCCTGTTATTTTCTCCCCCAAAATTGCCCCCAAGACACTCCAATTAGCTTTGGCGAAGGAAAACCACTTGCTTGGTTCGAGTCCTAACGGGAAATACTACAAAACTGTGCTTGACAATGGACTCACTATTGCAGTGAAAAGGCTAACACCCTTTGGAAGCAGCTCCCCAGAGGCTAAGAAAAAATCAGTGAAGAGGCAGATACAAACTGAGCTAGAGCTTCTTGCAAGCTTAAGACACAGGAACTTGATGAGTTTGAGAGCCTATGTACGTGAGCCTGATGGTTTCTCATTGGTTTATGATTATGTGTCCACTGGGAGTCTTGCTGATGTGATGAATAGAGTTTGGGAGAATGAATTGGCCTTTGGTTGGGAAGTTAGGCTGAGGATTGCTGTTGGTGTGGTGAAGGGTCTTCAGTATCTTCACTTCACCTGTGCGCCTCAGATACTGTTGCACTACAACTTGAAGCCAACAAATGTGATGCTGGATGGTGATTTTGAACCCAGATTAGCGGACTATGGTTTGGCCAAACTTCTACCCAACTTGGATAGAGGAACTTCTCTCTACACTCCTCCTGAATGTTTCCACAACTGCAG GTACACTGACAAAAGTGACATCTTCAGTTTTGGCATGATACTAGGTGTTTTGTTAACTGGTAAGGACCCTACAGATCCATTCTTTGGAGAAGCAGCGAGTGGTGGAAGTTTGGGAGGTTGGTTGAGGCACTTGCAGCAAGCTGGTGATGCGAGGGATGCCCTTGATAAGAGCATGTTaggggaagaaggagaggaAGATGAGATGCTAATGGCTGTTAGGATTGCTGCTGCATGCCTCTCTGATATGCCTGCAGACAGGCCTTCTAGTGACGAGCTTGTTCACATGCTAACGCAACTGCACAGTTTTTGA
- the LOC106759315 gene encoding ADP-ribosylation factor GTPase-activating protein AGD1 isoform X1, whose product MQFAKLDDSPMFRKQIQCMEESAESLRERSLKFYKGCRKYTEGLGEAYDGDIAFASALETFGGGHNDPISVAFGGPVMTKFTIALREIGTYKEVLRSQVEHMLNDRLLQFVNIDLQEVKEARKRFDKASLIYDQTRERFLSLRKGTKTDVATALEEELHSARSTFEQARFNLVTALSTVEAKKRFEFLEAVSGTMDAHLRYFKQGYELLHQMEPYINQVLTYAQQSRERSNYEQAALNERMQEYKRQIDRESRWASNGSNGSPNGDGIQAIGRSSHKMIEAVMQSAAKGKVQTIRQGYLSKRSSNLRGDWKRRFFVLDSRGMLYYYRKQCSKSSVRSGSSSQHSGQRNSSELGSGLLSRWLSSHHHGGVHDEKSVAHHTVNLLTSTIKVDADQSDLRFCFRIISPTKNYTLQAESALDQMDWIEKITGVIASLLSSQIPERMLPASPMGSGHHRSTSESSSFESSDFDHSAVEECAADRSLASAHLERPSRSLQQQRSCTKIEKPIDVLRRVCGNDKCADCGAPEPDWASLNLGVLVCIECSGVHRNLGVHISKVRSLTLDVKVWEPSVISLFQSLGNTFANSIWEELLQSRSAIQVDLVPTGLSKSDKPLMFFFPKPCQSDSLSVKEKFIHAKYAEKLFVRRPKDNRLSVAQQIWEAVHANDKKAVYRYIVNSDVDVNVAYEQMCNSSLTLAKVMLLQEQTSHDHSSSLASNTLDWSSSKEGPVMDNLDGCTLLHLACETADIGMVELLLQYGANVNATDSRGQTPLHRCILKGRSAFARLMLSRGADPRAVDEQGRTPIELAAESNAGEREVHAPLNDSNG is encoded by the exons TGGAGGAAAGTGCTGAATCTTTAAGAGAgagaagtttaaaattttacaaaggATGTAGAAAATACAC TGAAGGTCTCGGGGAGGCCTATGATGGAGACATTGCATTTGCCAGTGCCCTAGAAACTTTTGGTGGTGGACATAATGACCCAATCAGTGTGGCTTTTGGAG GCCCTGTTATGACCAAATTCACCATAGCCCTAAGAGAAATTGGGACATACAAGGAAGTCCTTCGGTCACAG GTTGAGCATATGCTAAATGACAGATTGCTTCAGTTTGTCAATATTGATTTGCAAGAGGTCAAG GAAGCACGGAAACGCTTTGACAAGGCTAGTCTTATCTATGACCAG ACTCGGGAGAGGTTTCTGTCCCTAAGAAAAGGCACAAAAACTGATGTAGCTACTGCTCTGGAAGAG GAGCTTCATAGCGCAAGATCAACATTTGAGCAAGCTCGATTTAATCTG GTTACTGCATTGTCAACTGTTGAAGCAAAgaaaagatttgaatttttggaagCAGTCAGTGGGACCATGGATGCACATCTTCGTTACTTCAAACAG GGGTACGAGTTGTTGCACCAAATGGAGCCGTATATTAACCAG GTCTTGACTTATGCTCAGCAATCAAGAGAAAGGTCCAATTATGAGCAGGCAGCCCTGAATGAAAGAATGCAAGAATACAAGCGACAGATTGATCGGGAGAGTAGGTGGGCCTCAAATGGTTCTAATGGGTCCCCTAATGGAGATGGTATACAAGCCATTGGTAGAAGTTCACATAAGATGATAGAGGCTGTTATGCAATCTGCTGCAAAGGGAAAG gtTCAAACAATTCGACAAGGTTATCTCTCAAAGCGTTCCTCAAACTTAAGGGGTGACTGGAAGAGGAgattttttgttcttgataGTCGGGGAATGCTGTATTACTATCGTAAGCAGTGCAGCAAATCATCTGTAAGAAGT GGGTCGAGTAGTCAACATTCTGGCCAGAGGAATAGTTCTGAGCTAGGTTCTGGACTTTTAAGTCGATGGCTGTCTTCTCATCACCATGGTGGTGTACATGATGAAAAATCTGTTGCTCACCACACTGTGAACCTGCTTACGTCAACAATTAAAGTAGATGCTGACCAATCAGATTTGAGGTTTTGCTTCCGGATCATTTCACCAACAAAGAACTACACTTTGCAG GCAGAGAGTGCGCTGGACCAAATGGATTGGATTGAAAAAATCACTGGTGTTATTGCCTCATTACTGAGTTCTCAGATCCCTGAAAGG ATGTTGCCTGCAAGCCCAATGGGAAGTGGTCATCATAGGTCTACCAGTGAGAGTAGTTCTTTTGAAAGTTCAGATTTTGATCACTCCGCTGTTGAAGAATGTGCAGCAGATAGAAGTCTTGCTTCTGCACATCTGGAGCGCCCCTCAAGAAGTTTGCAACAGCAGCGCTCCTGCACTAAAATTGAGAAGCCGATTGATGTTCTTCGAAGAGTTTGTGGGAATGATAAATGTGCTGATTGTGGTGCTCCTGAACCCGATTGGGCATCACTAAATCTTGGTGTTCTTGTTTGCATTGAGTGTTCTGGTGTGCATCGCAACCTTGGTGTGCATATATCAAAG GTCAGGTCTCTTACTTTGGATGTTAAAGTGTGGGAACCTTCTGTCATAAGTTTATTTCAGTCTCTAGGGAATACTTTTGCCAACTCCATTTGGGAGGAATTATTACAATCAAGAAGTGCCATTCAGGTTGATCTTGTCCCTACAGG CTTAAGCAAGTCTGATAAGCCGCTGATGTTCTTCTTTCCCAAGCCTTGTCAATCTGATTCTCTATCAGTGAAGGAAAAGTTCATCCATGCAAAG TATGCAGAGAAGCTTTTTGTTCGCAGGCCAAAGGACAACCGACTCTCGGTGGCACAACAAATCTGGGAGGCAGTTCATGCTAATGACAAAAAAGCTGTATATCGATACATTGTTAATTCTGACGTTGATGTTAATGTTGCTTATGAGCAAATGTGCAACAGTTCCCTAACCCTTGCCAAAGTAATGCTATTACAAGAGCAGACTAGCCATGATCACAGCTCTTCTTTGGCCAGCAACACATTGGACTGGTCCTCAAGTAAAGAAGGCCCGGTCATGGACAATCTAGATGGGTGCACCCTACTTCACCTTGCGTGTGAAACTGCAGATATTGGTATGGTGGAGCTCCTCCTACAGTATGGTGCAAATGTTAATGCAACTGATTCAAGAGGTCAAACGCCACTACATCGTTGTATTCTCAAAGGCAGATCTGCATTTGCAAGATTAATGCTTTCAAG GGGAGCGGATCCGCGAGCTGTGGATGAGCAGGGAAGAACCCCAATTGAACTTGCTGCTGAGTCAAATGCTGGTGAAAGAGAAGTCCATGCTCCATTAAATGACTCTAATGGATGA